The following proteins come from a genomic window of Geothrix edaphica:
- a CDS encoding YHS domain-containing protein: protein MSESKTFSKDPTCGMSVDEATALHSERDGKTYYFCSEMCQERFQSLSAGTTETCNG from the coding sequence ATGAGCGAATCGAAGACCTTCTCCAAAGACCCCACGTGCGGGATGAGTGTCGATGAAGCCACCGCGCTTCATTCAGAACGGGACGGGAAGACCTACTATTTCTGCAGCGAAATGTGCCAGGAAAGGTTCCAGTCCCTGTCCGCCGGTACCACCGAAACCTGCAACGGCTGA
- a CDS encoding M20/M25/M40 family metallo-hydrolase, with protein sequence MFDLNAFVEKFQLARQTALETRPSGGLCGLELEWNLVDPQFRPLLTVGTGPDRMSFVDHLRTKVLAPWTEEYHQLEVFHWMIEWVTRPYHTPRGAVYEGRLLEAALINALYKAGRAFGEPLHYWHGNLLVLPEIGPDCVPMSWHLAKRRYLQRCVELYGTELATAGTHSNLSLPEPMLAWDFMHLPASERGDRHLDDYKNQVYITGTRLMRAFAALFIATSASTPLQASEEDGRPVVRLTPYESVRNLTFPNPPALDMPDLNRSHADYLRLSYDLVRRGVRFGNNNWIPVRARSQAEPVERLIQVTSDQLHDIYARGLFAAGETRNVEDMAAQIERQNLFARIDLPMARVEVRTDDPGHELALDVANLTLKHLLLLRFYADPDFARGFRYDAEDITRARRNEELAAREGLNAVIEDPLTAKPVAMRPFLAWTLNQLRPMAEALGFWEDLQPLRDMVEGAPSTAEKIRQRLQAKLGTSDIVPPALLVELAEARKVQVRDEVETVTAHLADLGAEQNKLQDFVEHARDEVHLDPRAPVRFRPRPETLVESGFADKTAEVLSVSQRLIRIPSVTACPEERMPEIHRAATFIYDYLRNHGVPVRYFDQATFPAVLAHFPGGEKAPAMLCGHFDVVEPEPDDSQFEPKIEGDYLWGRGAADMKTVLSTYLVWMKDTLKKGAPYPPVNLLLVGNEENGELEPMGTPHVLQQLKEEWGYEPSFFVAGERTGEKGTELWGEVCTQNRGVLRFEFVAHGTRGHSGLAGGSDLTERLLGAREALRELFGKRLTLKASDGWQSLARFAYIQVGTPGIFNITPDRGALGVEIRPIPQDDISGLRADIVALAEKRDLEFVPSAWEPGVACDPENPYLKALLAGIEAAGGEIRLGRKGAGTSARFAPKGQGVVWGQSGIGPHAAGERHYIPSIDPYYRALQAFAAELQKA encoded by the coding sequence GTGTTCGACCTGAACGCCTTCGTCGAGAAGTTCCAGCTGGCGCGCCAGACGGCGCTGGAGACCCGTCCCTCGGGCGGCCTCTGCGGGCTGGAGTTGGAGTGGAACCTGGTGGATCCGCAGTTCCGCCCCCTGCTCACCGTGGGCACGGGGCCGGACCGCATGTCCTTCGTCGATCACCTGCGGACCAAGGTGCTGGCGCCCTGGACCGAGGAGTACCACCAGTTGGAGGTCTTCCACTGGATGATCGAGTGGGTCACGCGGCCCTACCACACCCCCCGGGGCGCGGTGTACGAAGGCCGCCTGCTTGAGGCCGCCCTCATCAACGCCCTCTACAAGGCGGGCCGCGCCTTCGGGGAACCCCTGCACTACTGGCACGGGAACCTGCTCGTGCTGCCGGAGATCGGGCCCGACTGCGTGCCCATGTCCTGGCACCTGGCCAAGCGGCGCTACCTCCAGCGCTGCGTCGAGCTGTACGGCACCGAGCTGGCCACCGCGGGCACCCACTCGAACCTCAGCCTGCCCGAGCCCATGCTGGCCTGGGACTTCATGCACCTGCCCGCCTCCGAGCGCGGCGACCGGCACCTGGACGACTACAAGAACCAGGTCTACATCACGGGCACGCGGCTCATGCGGGCCTTCGCGGCGCTCTTCATCGCCACCAGCGCCAGCACGCCCCTCCAGGCCTCGGAGGAGGACGGCAGGCCCGTGGTGCGGCTCACGCCCTACGAATCGGTGCGGAACCTCACCTTCCCCAACCCGCCGGCCCTGGACATGCCGGACCTGAACCGCAGCCACGCCGACTACCTGCGCCTGTCCTACGACCTGGTGCGGCGCGGCGTCCGCTTCGGCAACAACAACTGGATCCCCGTGCGCGCCCGCTCCCAGGCCGAGCCCGTGGAGCGCCTCATCCAGGTCACCAGCGACCAGCTGCACGACATCTACGCCCGGGGCCTCTTCGCCGCCGGCGAGACGCGCAACGTGGAGGACATGGCCGCGCAGATCGAGCGGCAGAACCTCTTCGCGCGCATCGACCTGCCCATGGCCCGCGTGGAAGTGCGCACGGACGACCCCGGCCACGAGCTGGCCCTCGACGTGGCGAACCTCACCCTCAAGCACCTGCTGCTGCTCCGCTTCTACGCCGATCCCGACTTCGCCCGCGGCTTCCGCTACGACGCCGAGGACATCACCCGGGCCCGCCGCAACGAGGAGCTGGCCGCCAGGGAGGGCCTGAACGCCGTCATCGAGGATCCCCTCACCGCCAAGCCCGTGGCCATGCGCCCATTCCTGGCCTGGACCCTCAACCAGCTGCGGCCCATGGCCGAGGCCCTGGGCTTCTGGGAGGACCTCCAGCCGTTGCGCGACATGGTTGAAGGCGCGCCCAGCACCGCCGAGAAGATCCGCCAGCGCCTGCAGGCGAAGCTCGGCACCTCGGACATCGTGCCGCCGGCCCTGCTCGTCGAACTGGCCGAGGCGCGGAAGGTCCAGGTCCGCGACGAGGTGGAGACCGTCACCGCCCACCTGGCCGACCTCGGCGCGGAGCAGAACAAACTCCAGGACTTCGTGGAGCACGCCCGCGATGAAGTGCACCTCGATCCCCGGGCCCCCGTGCGCTTCCGGCCCCGGCCCGAAACCCTGGTGGAATCCGGCTTCGCGGACAAGACCGCAGAGGTGCTGTCCGTGTCCCAGCGCCTGATCCGCATCCCCAGCGTCACCGCCTGCCCCGAGGAGCGCATGCCCGAGATCCACCGGGCGGCCACCTTCATCTACGACTACCTCCGCAACCACGGCGTGCCCGTGCGCTACTTCGACCAGGCCACCTTCCCCGCGGTGCTGGCCCACTTCCCCGGCGGCGAGAAGGCCCCGGCCATGCTCTGCGGCCACTTCGACGTGGTGGAGCCGGAACCCGACGACAGCCAGTTCGAGCCGAAGATCGAGGGCGACTACCTCTGGGGCCGCGGCGCCGCGGACATGAAGACCGTGCTCTCCACCTACCTCGTCTGGATGAAGGACACCCTCAAGAAGGGCGCCCCCTACCCGCCCGTGAACCTGCTCCTGGTGGGCAACGAGGAGAACGGCGAGCTGGAGCCCATGGGCACCCCCCATGTGCTGCAGCAGCTGAAGGAGGAGTGGGGCTATGAGCCGTCCTTCTTCGTGGCCGGCGAGCGCACGGGCGAGAAGGGCACCGAGTTGTGGGGCGAAGTCTGCACCCAGAACCGCGGCGTGCTGCGGTTCGAGTTCGTGGCCCATGGCACCCGCGGCCACAGCGGCCTGGCGGGGGGCAGCGACCTCACGGAGCGCCTCCTGGGTGCGCGGGAGGCCCTGCGCGAGCTGTTCGGCAAGCGCCTCACCCTGAAGGCCTCGGACGGCTGGCAGTCCCTGGCCCGCTTCGCCTACATCCAGGTGGGCACGCCCGGCATCTTCAACATCACGCCGGATCGCGGCGCCCTGGGTGTGGAGATCCGCCCCATCCCCCAGGACGACATCTCAGGGCTGCGCGCCGACATCGTGGCCCTGGCGGAGAAGCGAGACCTGGAGTTCGTGCCCTCCGCCTGGGAGCCCGGCGTGGCCTGCGATCCCGAGAACCCCTACCTCAAGGCCCTGCTGGCGGGCATCGAAGCCGCCGGCGGCGAGATCCGCCTGGGCCGCAAGGGCGCCGGCACCTCCGCCCGCTTTGCCCCCAAGGGCCAGGGCGTGGTCTGGGGCCAGTCCGGCATCGGCCCCCACGCCGCCGGAGAGCGCCACTACATCCCGAGCATCGATCCCTACTACCGCGCCCTGCAGGCCTTCGCGGCGGAACTGCAAAAGGCGTGA
- a CDS encoding pyridoxal phosphate-dependent aminotransferase: MAALLSPETPAFAVPEANLVPVSDHLKQLAPIPASRMFLINKSLKVFQEKQPGAPVFDASQGDGGASLPGVPGALLDRAFELQKQHGTAYDMPFGTEAYRKAVAEQYWKLAPDTGWGTANVIGTQGGRDGLQKAYQAMLALGHGRQGDVIVVSRVPWISYNWGPYGIGANVMWAPGRAEEGWAYSEDGIRACVTEAAKSSRKVAGLVITSPDNPTGQTLTLERQIALARTALEAGVAYVLFDWMYHAVGDGEPYDVNVLLRAFEPAMRKRLMVLDGLTKSLGASNIRNCHLLADAEVVKVIVAQASHTVIPSFFSLAVAMAAYEKGFAAASAPIAEPTRASRAWLRGFLKEQQLTHIIGQGYYAFIKVADAFAAKGWADSEPMGQYLAEEHGVAVVPGAFFSPYGAEWIRFSYATPVERTRGAAERLVAALKSLEG, encoded by the coding sequence ATGGCTGCCCTGCTCTCCCCTGAAACGCCCGCCTTCGCCGTGCCTGAGGCCAATCTCGTCCCGGTGAGCGATCACCTGAAACAGCTGGCGCCGATTCCCGCCTCCCGCATGTTCCTCATCAACAAGTCGCTGAAGGTCTTCCAGGAGAAGCAGCCCGGCGCGCCGGTCTTCGACGCCAGCCAGGGCGACGGCGGGGCCTCGCTCCCCGGCGTGCCCGGGGCGCTGCTGGACCGCGCCTTCGAGCTGCAGAAGCAGCACGGCACCGCCTACGACATGCCCTTCGGCACCGAGGCCTACCGCAAGGCCGTGGCCGAGCAGTACTGGAAGCTCGCGCCGGACACCGGCTGGGGCACGGCCAATGTCATCGGCACCCAGGGCGGCCGCGACGGCCTGCAGAAGGCCTACCAGGCCATGCTGGCCCTGGGCCACGGCCGCCAGGGCGACGTGATCGTGGTCAGCCGCGTGCCCTGGATCAGCTACAACTGGGGGCCGTACGGCATCGGCGCCAATGTGATGTGGGCCCCGGGCCGGGCGGAGGAAGGCTGGGCCTATTCCGAGGACGGCATCCGCGCCTGCGTCACCGAAGCCGCGAAGTCGAGCCGCAAGGTGGCGGGCCTCGTCATCACCAGCCCCGACAACCCCACGGGCCAGACGCTCACGCTGGAGCGCCAGATCGCCCTGGCCCGCACTGCGCTGGAAGCCGGCGTGGCCTACGTCCTCTTCGACTGGATGTACCACGCGGTGGGGGATGGCGAGCCCTACGACGTGAACGTCCTCCTGCGCGCCTTCGAGCCCGCGATGCGCAAGCGCCTGATGGTGCTCGACGGCCTCACCAAGAGCCTCGGCGCCTCCAACATCCGCAACTGCCACCTGCTGGCGGACGCGGAGGTGGTCAAGGTCATCGTGGCCCAGGCCTCGCACACCGTGATCCCCTCCTTCTTCAGCCTGGCCGTGGCCATGGCCGCCTACGAGAAGGGCTTCGCCGCCGCCTCCGCGCCCATCGCCGAGCCCACCCGCGCCAGCCGCGCCTGGCTGCGCGGCTTCCTCAAGGAGCAGCAGCTCACCCACATCATCGGGCAGGGCTACTACGCCTTCATCAAGGTGGCGGATGCCTTCGCGGCCAAAGGCTGGGCCGACTCCGAGCCCATGGGCCAGTACCTGGCCGAGGAGCACGGCGTGGCCGTCGTTCCCGGCGCCTTCTTCAGCCCCTACGGCGCCGAGTGGATCCGCTTCTCCTACGCCACCCCCGTCGAGCGCACCCGGGGTGCCGCCGAGCGGCTCGTGGCGGCGCTGAAGAGTCTGGAGGGCTAG
- a CDS encoding glutamate-5-semialdehyde dehydrogenase — MSEAALSPLQIQAMAQAAREASRRLATTSSGLRSTALLRLADLLERQAHVLLAANEEDVRAAGDTLPAATLQRLHLDAPKLAAMAQGVRAVAALPDPLHRVQLRRLLDDGLELTRVSCPLGVLCVVFEARPDALVQISALALKSGNAVLLKGGREARRSNAALLAVIQQALAEAGLPDAAVQGLPDREAVAVLLQRPDLVDLVIPRGSRELVQSLQAATRIPVLGHADGICHMYLDEAAETAMAVALVRDAKLQYPAACNAVETVLIHRRAAARLLPALAADLAPRGVELRGCPACLELVPTLGPATEADWDAEYGAPILALKVVADLDAALAHIRAHGSGHTEAIVTRDPRAAARFLAEVDAAGVFHNASTRFADGYRYGFGAEVGISTGRIHARGPVGLEGLLSYRYLLLGHGQCVEDYTGPSGRPFRHLDFTSEP, encoded by the coding sequence ATGAGCGAAGCAGCCCTCAGCCCCCTCCAGATCCAGGCCATGGCCCAGGCCGCCCGCGAGGCATCGCGGCGCCTGGCGACCACCTCCTCCGGGCTCCGATCGACGGCACTCCTGCGGCTGGCCGACCTGCTGGAGCGCCAGGCCCACGTCCTCCTCGCGGCGAATGAAGAGGATGTCCGCGCCGCCGGGGACACCCTCCCCGCCGCCACCCTCCAGCGGCTCCACCTGGATGCCCCCAAGCTGGCCGCCATGGCCCAGGGCGTGCGCGCCGTGGCCGCCCTGCCCGATCCCCTGCACCGGGTCCAGCTGCGCCGGCTGCTGGATGACGGCCTCGAGCTCACCCGCGTGAGCTGCCCTCTGGGCGTGCTCTGCGTCGTGTTCGAAGCGAGGCCCGACGCCCTGGTCCAGATCAGCGCCCTGGCCCTCAAGAGCGGCAATGCGGTCCTGCTCAAGGGCGGCCGCGAGGCCCGCCGCTCCAACGCCGCGCTCCTGGCCGTGATCCAGCAGGCCCTGGCGGAAGCCGGCTTGCCGGACGCCGCGGTCCAGGGCCTGCCGGACCGCGAGGCCGTGGCAGTCCTGCTGCAGCGTCCCGACCTGGTGGACCTCGTGATCCCCCGCGGCTCCCGGGAGCTGGTGCAGAGCCTCCAGGCCGCCACCCGGATCCCCGTGCTGGGGCACGCCGACGGCATCTGCCACATGTACCTCGACGAGGCCGCGGAGACGGCCATGGCCGTGGCCCTGGTGCGGGACGCGAAGCTGCAGTACCCGGCGGCCTGCAACGCGGTGGAGACGGTGCTGATCCACCGCCGGGCCGCGGCCCGTCTGCTGCCGGCCCTGGCGGCGGACCTCGCCCCCCGGGGCGTGGAGCTGCGGGGCTGCCCCGCCTGCCTGGAGCTGGTGCCCACCCTCGGCCCGGCCACGGAAGCCGACTGGGATGCGGAGTACGGCGCCCCCATCCTGGCCCTGAAGGTGGTGGCGGATCTCGATGCGGCCCTGGCCCACATCCGCGCCCACGGCAGCGGCCACACGGAGGCCATCGTGACGAGAGATCCCCGGGCCGCGGCCCGCTTCCTGGCCGAGGTCGATGCGGCGGGCGTCTTCCACAACGCCTCCACACGCTTCGCCGACGGCTACCGGTACGGCTTCGGCGCCGAGGTGGGCATCAGCACCGGGCGCATCCATGCCCGCGGGCCCGTGGGGCTCGAAGGCCTGCTCAGCTACCGGTACCTCCTCCTGGGGCATGGGCAGTGCGTGGAGGACTACACAGGGCCCTCGGGCCGGCCGTTCCGGCACCTGGATTTCACCAGCGAACCATAA
- the proB gene encoding glutamate 5-kinase: MIHRLEASAARTDLSKARRIVLKLGTQVVLDNEGRPALSRLYGLMETVATLRRQGAQPVLVSSGAVGLGARQLGIQPEGLSQKQACAAAGQGQLMSIYQEGFARMGLCAAQVLLTEDDFADPLRHANLRRTLETLLELGAIPVLNENDTVSTLELERPSPGRRPIFSDNDHLSALVAAHLEADLLILLSDVTALHTRNPGLHADARPLTEIPFGADPQARLDGTSGRGRGGMVSKVAAARAAAKAGVPVVLASGLAVGILDQILAGEPVGTLFLAAPRGVQP; encoded by the coding sequence ATGATCCACAGACTCGAAGCCTCCGCCGCCCGGACGGACCTTTCCAAGGCCAGGCGGATCGTGCTGAAGCTCGGCACGCAGGTGGTGCTGGACAACGAAGGCCGGCCGGCCCTGAGCCGCCTGTACGGACTGATGGAAACCGTGGCGACCCTGCGCCGGCAGGGCGCCCAGCCCGTGCTGGTATCCTCTGGCGCCGTGGGGCTCGGCGCCCGGCAGCTCGGCATCCAGCCCGAGGGCCTGTCGCAGAAGCAGGCCTGCGCCGCGGCCGGCCAGGGCCAGCTCATGTCCATCTACCAGGAGGGCTTCGCCCGCATGGGCCTGTGCGCCGCCCAGGTGCTGCTCACGGAAGACGACTTCGCCGATCCCCTCCGCCACGCCAACCTTCGGCGCACCCTCGAGACCCTGCTGGAACTGGGGGCGATCCCCGTGCTCAACGAGAACGACACCGTGTCCACCCTGGAGCTGGAGCGCCCCTCCCCCGGCCGGCGGCCGATCTTCAGCGACAACGACCATCTGTCGGCCCTCGTCGCCGCGCATCTCGAGGCCGATCTGCTGATCCTCCTCTCGGACGTCACTGCCCTCCACACCCGGAACCCCGGGCTGCATGCGGACGCGAGGCCCCTGACCGAGATCCCCTTCGGGGCCGATCCCCAGGCCAGGCTCGACGGCACCTCGGGCCGCGGGCGGGGCGGCATGGTCAGCAAGGTGGCGGCGGCCCGGGCCGCGGCGAAGGCCGGCGTGCCCGTGGTGCTGGCCTCGGGCCTCGCCGTCGGGATCCTCGACCAGATCCTGGCAGGCGAGCCCGTCGGCACCCTCTTCCTCGCCGCCCCCAGGGGAGTCCAGCCATGA
- a CDS encoding pyridoxal phosphate-dependent decarboxylase family protein, with translation MDAQEFRRLGYQLVDWIADYREGLERLPVMSQVKPGEIRAAFPDHPPLHGGRVAQALAALERDVMPGITHWNHPSFFAYFPSNTSYSSILGDLAASGLGAQGMSWQTSPAATEVEEVVMDWLRQMVGLSTAFTGVIHDTASTATFTALLCAREKVSDYAQNTEGLQSGEAPLVVYATDQGHSSIEKAALLAGFGRSFLRLIPTDENHAVRLDLLQAAIGKDIEIGLRPCALVAAIGTTGTTALDPLPALADLAERHGMWLHVDAALAGTAMVLPECRWMWEGIERADSLVFNPHKWMGVGFDLSAYYVRDPQHLIRVMSTNPSYLRTAQDGQVSNFRDWHIQLGRRFRALKLWFYLMDVGVEGLQARIRRDLDNAQWLKDQVDAAPDWERLAPVPLQTVCLRHLKPGLDEASLTAHNLEIARRINEGGKAYLTPALLKGRQMLRVSIGAEATERRHVEAVWEALQLAAN, from the coding sequence ATGGACGCCCAAGAATTCCGCCGCCTCGGTTACCAGCTCGTGGATTGGATCGCAGACTACCGCGAAGGCCTCGAGCGCCTGCCCGTCATGAGCCAGGTGAAGCCCGGCGAGATCCGGGCGGCCTTCCCGGACCACCCGCCCCTCCACGGGGGCCGCGTGGCCCAGGCCCTGGCGGCCCTGGAGCGGGACGTGATGCCCGGCATCACCCACTGGAACCATCCATCCTTTTTCGCCTACTTCCCCAGCAACACCAGTTACAGCTCGATCCTCGGCGACCTGGCCGCCTCGGGCCTGGGTGCCCAGGGCATGAGCTGGCAGACCAGCCCCGCCGCCACGGAAGTCGAGGAAGTGGTCATGGACTGGCTGCGCCAGATGGTGGGCCTGAGCACGGCCTTCACCGGCGTCATCCACGACACCGCCAGCACCGCCACGTTCACGGCCCTGCTCTGCGCCCGGGAGAAGGTCTCGGACTACGCCCAGAACACCGAAGGCCTCCAGAGCGGCGAGGCGCCCCTGGTGGTCTACGCCACGGACCAGGGCCACAGCTCCATCGAGAAGGCCGCGCTGCTGGCGGGCTTCGGCCGCAGCTTCCTCCGCCTCATCCCCACGGATGAGAATCACGCCGTCCGGCTCGACCTGCTCCAGGCCGCCATCGGGAAGGACATCGAGATCGGCCTGCGCCCCTGCGCTCTGGTCGCGGCCATCGGCACCACGGGCACCACGGCCCTGGACCCCCTGCCGGCCCTGGCGGACCTGGCGGAACGGCACGGGATGTGGCTCCACGTGGACGCGGCCCTCGCGGGCACGGCCATGGTGCTGCCCGAGTGCCGCTGGATGTGGGAGGGCATCGAGCGGGCCGACAGCCTGGTCTTCAACCCCCACAAGTGGATGGGCGTGGGCTTCGACCTCAGCGCCTACTACGTGCGCGATCCCCAGCACCTCATCCGCGTGATGAGCACCAACCCCAGCTACCTGCGTACGGCCCAGGACGGCCAGGTGAGCAACTTCCGCGACTGGCACATCCAGCTGGGCCGCCGCTTCCGGGCGCTCAAGCTCTGGTTCTACCTCATGGATGTCGGCGTGGAGGGCCTCCAGGCCCGCATCCGGCGCGACCTGGACAATGCCCAGTGGCTCAAGGACCAGGTGGACGCCGCCCCGGACTGGGAGCGCCTGGCCCCGGTGCCCCTCCAGACCGTCTGCCTCCGCCATCTCAAGCCCGGCCTGGACGAGGCCTCCCTCACCGCCCACAACCTGGAGATCGCCCGGCGCATCAACGAGGGCGGCAAGGCCTACCTCACGCCCGCGCTACTCAAGGGGCGGCAGATGCTCCGCGTGAGCATCGGGGCGGAGGCCACCGAGCGGCGCCACGTCGAGGCGGTGTGGGAGGCTCTGCAGCTGGCCGCGAACTGA
- a CDS encoding OsmC family protein, with amino-acid sequence MDMTIDFPGGARVDAHFGPYTVMTDQPVQGGGEGSAPSPFALFQASLATCAGIYVLNFCRQRELPTEGIRLVQRTVPDPATGMVGRVELEIVVPSTFPEKYHEALVRTASQCTVKKHIEHPPAFSVKTLVEG; translated from the coding sequence ATGGACATGACCATCGACTTCCCGGGCGGCGCGCGGGTCGACGCGCACTTCGGGCCTTACACCGTCATGACGGACCAGCCTGTCCAGGGTGGCGGTGAAGGGTCCGCGCCCAGCCCCTTTGCCCTCTTCCAGGCGTCCCTCGCCACCTGCGCCGGCATCTACGTGCTGAACTTCTGCCGCCAGCGGGAGCTCCCGACCGAGGGCATCCGCCTGGTCCAGCGGACCGTCCCCGATCCCGCCACGGGGATGGTGGGGCGCGTGGAGCTGGAGATCGTGGTGCCGTCGACGTTCCCCGAGAAGTACCACGAGGCCCTCGTGCGCACCGCCAGTCAATGCACGGTGAAGAAGCATATCGAGCATCCGCCGGCGTTCAGCGTGAAGACCCTGGTCGAGGGCTGA
- a CDS encoding ABC transporter permease, with translation MARRNAGFRGIGSENVKFAMRAMVAQKLRSFLTLLGIVAGVATVIAMVSFVSGFNDAVTDSFSSFGTTLVQFQKYEQRFGGGGPLPEDQKRRRNLTIEDAEALKRTATLAAAVSQERYLFGPAGASLIIKTPEGTEANGPTFVGTNPDYAPSNNSFVQDGRFLADADIAHASRTCVLGPETATALFGRKDPIGRIVLVNGTAFSVVGLLEKKGSFLGGDADNILIVPISTFDEMFPQVKNGTGDTIHIATVPKDPKRMYEMMDQEVAILRARRGLRANQPNDFAIFTSEAQLKTFQQITGGIAGAMILIAAIALLVGGVGVMNIMLVSVTERTREIGVRKALGATRKDIAMQFLVEAISLTGVGGAIGIAVGLGIAMLVRLVFEFPAAAPIWSIILGFGVSTAVGLIFGLWPALKAAKQDPIEALRYE, from the coding sequence ATGGCCAGGCGGAACGCGGGCTTTCGGGGCATCGGCAGCGAGAATGTGAAGTTCGCCATGCGCGCCATGGTGGCCCAGAAGCTGCGGAGCTTCCTCACGCTGCTGGGCATCGTGGCCGGCGTGGCCACGGTCATCGCCATGGTGAGCTTCGTGTCGGGCTTCAACGACGCGGTCACGGACAGCTTCAGCAGCTTCGGCACCACCCTGGTGCAGTTCCAGAAATACGAGCAGCGGTTCGGCGGCGGCGGGCCGCTGCCCGAGGACCAGAAGCGCAGGCGGAACCTCACCATCGAGGACGCCGAGGCGCTCAAGCGCACGGCCACGCTGGCGGCGGCCGTCTCCCAGGAGCGCTACCTGTTCGGACCGGCGGGCGCCTCCCTCATCATCAAGACGCCCGAGGGCACCGAAGCCAACGGCCCCACCTTCGTGGGCACCAATCCGGACTATGCGCCGTCCAACAACTCCTTTGTCCAGGATGGCCGCTTCCTGGCGGACGCCGACATCGCGCACGCCTCCCGCACCTGCGTCCTCGGCCCCGAGACCGCCACGGCCCTCTTCGGCAGGAAGGATCCCATCGGCCGCATCGTGCTCGTGAACGGCACCGCCTTCAGCGTCGTGGGGCTGCTGGAGAAGAAGGGCAGCTTCCTGGGCGGCGACGCCGACAACATCCTGATCGTGCCCATCAGCACCTTCGACGAGATGTTCCCCCAGGTGAAGAACGGCACCGGCGACACCATCCACATCGCCACCGTGCCCAAGGACCCCAAGCGCATGTACGAGATGATGGACCAGGAGGTGGCCATCCTCCGGGCCCGGCGGGGGTTGCGGGCGAACCAGCCGAACGACTTCGCCATCTTCACCAGCGAAGCCCAGCTCAAGACCTTCCAACAGATCACCGGCGGCATCGCCGGCGCCATGATCCTCATCGCCGCCATCGCCCTGCTGGTGGGCGGCGTGGGCGTCATGAACATCATGCTGGTGAGCGTCACCGAGCGCACCCGCGAGATCGGCGTGCGGAAGGCCCTGGGCGCCACCCGCAAGGACATCGCCATGCAGTTCCTGGTGGAGGCCATCAGCCTCACGGGCGTGGGCGGCGCCATCGGCATCGCCGTGGGCCTGGGCATCGCCATGCTGGTCCGCCTCGTCTTCGAGTTCCCGGCCGCCGCGCCCATCTGGAGCATCATCCTTGGCTTCGGCGTCAGCACGGCCGTGGGGCTGATCTTCGGGCTGTGGCCCGCCCTCAAAGCCGCGAAGCAGGACCCGATCGAGGCCCTGCGCTACGAGTAG
- a CDS encoding ABC transporter permease, whose translation MNPTELLRASLRAIRAHTLRSFLTLLGVIIGVATIVAVVGVISGLNTYVKEKIIVLAPDVFIVQKFGIIRSRKEFLDALKRPPITWSEYERLSSGMLKEATQISAAAGNAMPVNYGDKRLPDIIVIGTTANFGGLFNLEMEAGRYFGENENQAAQAVAVIGANTREELFPHLDPVGRILLIRGLPFRIIGVMPKQGRTIGFNQDGRIYIPLQVYRKNFMAANDSLELHIKARGGVEGLDASMDEVRAMFRAMRHTSFRNPDPFGIITQESLQQLWKTISSAAFLLLMLISSVSLGVGGIVIMNIMLVSVVERTQEIGVRMALGARKRDIRRQFLLEAALLSAAGGVVGVLVGSAGAFTIRALADFPAQITPGIVLTGILLSTLVGLAAGFLPAFRASNLVVIDAIRAE comes from the coding sequence ATGAATCCCACTGAACTCCTCCGCGCCTCTCTGAGGGCGATCCGGGCGCACACCCTGCGCAGCTTCCTCACGCTGCTGGGCGTCATCATCGGCGTGGCCACCATCGTCGCCGTGGTGGGCGTGATCTCGGGCCTGAACACCTACGTGAAGGAGAAGATCATCGTCCTGGCCCCGGACGTCTTCATCGTCCAGAAGTTCGGCATCATCCGGAGCCGCAAGGAGTTCCTGGACGCCCTCAAGCGGCCGCCCATCACCTGGTCCGAATACGAGCGCCTCTCCAGCGGCATGCTCAAGGAGGCCACCCAGATCTCGGCCGCCGCCGGCAACGCCATGCCCGTGAACTATGGCGACAAGCGCCTCCCGGACATCATCGTCATCGGCACCACCGCGAACTTCGGCGGCCTCTTCAACCTCGAGATGGAAGCTGGCCGGTACTTCGGCGAGAACGAGAACCAGGCCGCCCAGGCCGTAGCGGTCATCGGCGCCAACACCCGGGAGGAGCTGTTCCCGCACCTGGATCCCGTGGGCCGCATCCTGCTGATCCGGGGCCTGCCCTTCCGCATCATCGGCGTCATGCCCAAGCAGGGGCGCACCATCGGCTTCAACCAGGACGGCCGCATCTACATCCCCCTCCAGGTCTACCGGAAGAACTTCATGGCCGCCAACGACAGCCTCGAGCTCCACATCAAGGCCCGGGGCGGCGTGGAGGGGCTCGACGCCTCCATGGACGAGGTCCGCGCCATGTTCCGCGCCATGCGGCACACCAGCTTCCGCAACCCCGACCCCTTCGGCATCATCACCCAGGAGAGCCTGCAGCAGCTCTGGAAGACCATCAGCAGCGCGGCGTTCCTGCTGCTCATGCTCATCTCCAGCGTGAGCCTCGGCGTGGGCGGCATCGTGATCATGAACATCATGCTGGTGAGCGTGGTCGAGCGCACCCAGGAGATCGGCGTCCGCATGGCCCTGGGCGCCCGCAAGCGCGACATCCGCCGCCAGTTTCTGCTGGAGGCCGCCCTGCTTTCCGCCGCCGGGGGCGTGGTGGGCGTGCTGGTGGGCTCGGCGGGCGCCTTCACCATCCGGGCCCTGGCGGACTTCCCGGCGCAGATCACGCCCGGCATCGTCCTCACGGGCATCCTCCTCAGCACCCTTGTGGGCCTGGCCGCGGGCTTCCTGCCTGCCTTCCGGGCCTCCAACCTCGTCGTCATCGACGCGATCCGGGCGGAGTGA